In Ptychodera flava strain L36383 chromosome 21, AS_Pfla_20210202, whole genome shotgun sequence, a genomic segment contains:
- the LOC139121043 gene encoding uncharacterized protein, with translation MDTSSFINALRRFIAIRGNIKKLRCDQGTNFIGAKNELQAAAKELDQDRIKKFLTTRDCEWIFNPPHASHFGGIWERQIGTIRRVLDSMHYQLGKQQYTHDLLTTLMAEASAIVNSRPITTVSSDANDPQALTPNMLLTLKTQSPTPPPGSLSNKTSTVENVGDAYSI, from the coding sequence ATGGACACTTCATCCTTCATCAACGCCCTACGTCGCTTCATAGCTATACGCGGCAACATCAAGAAACTCAGATGTGACCAGGGCACCAACTTCATCGGCGCAAAGAACGAACTTCAGGCAGCAGCCAAAGAGCTGGATCAAGACCGCATCAAGAAATTCCTTACAACGAGAGACTGCGAGTGGATTTTCAACCCACCTCATGCATCCCACTTCGGCGGTATATGGGAACGACAAATTGGTACCATCAGACGCGTTCTTGACTCCATGCACTATCAACTAGGCAAGCAACAATACACACATGACTTGCTGACAACTCTCATGGCAGAAGCCAGCGCCATCGTCAACTCCAGACCTATAACGACTGTATCATCAGATGCAAACGATCCCCAAGCTCTCACCCCAAACATGCTACTCACATTGAAGACTCAATCACCGACCCCACCACCAGGCTCATTGTCCAACAAGACATCTACAGTAGAAAACGTTGGCGACGCGTACAGTATCTAG